The window GGATTTAAATGGAATTTGCTGAAGAGTAAAAGGTTGAAACGCACAAGAGGCGTTTCGTTTGAAGAAATTGTTACGGCGAAGATTATAGATTTAAAAGATAACCCGCACAGGCAAAATCAACAAATTCTGCTTTTTGAATATAGAAACTATATTTGGTTAGTTC of the Candidatus Omnitrophota bacterium genome contains:
- a CDS encoding toxin, producing the protein GFKWNLLKSKRLKRTRGVSFEEIVTAKIIDLKDNPHRQNQQILLFEYRNYIWLVPCVETETHLFLKTLYPSRKYTKLYKKEISNEKNQVD